The Gemmata palustris genome includes a region encoding these proteins:
- a CDS encoding CCA tRNA nucleotidyltransferase, producing the protein MTDREFALDVVRKLQSAGFSALWAGGCVRDELLGLVPADYDVATSARPEQLRPLFRRRNEIGAHFGVVQVIGPKSDDGEWLTIEVASFRADGVYIDGRRPETVRFSSPEEDAQRRDFTINGMFFDPVRAELIDFVGGRGDLDAKVLRAIGDPVARFTEDKLRILRAARMATRFALAIDPATHAAARAMAPQIQVVSAERIAEELRKLLVHPNRARGLELLHELGLAAAILPEIAAADVWADAVRVVEGLGGGQNNPSPTPPLNGEGLNTSDDFSPPSFLGKGVGGLGSSVASFPLVFAAVLHTVGKATTERIAERLKLSNVETVRLSWLVEKQGYLVDASTMRASKLKTILVHPGIDELLALHRAIALARGGSLEHVEFCERVLRDTPPEELNPPPVLTGEDLIARGLKPGPAFKRLLDAVREAQLEGRATTKEQAHALVRQLLAEPAPSSGTPPA; encoded by the coding sequence ATGACCGACCGCGAATTCGCACTCGACGTCGTCCGCAAACTCCAGAGCGCCGGTTTCTCGGCACTCTGGGCCGGTGGGTGCGTGCGCGACGAGCTCCTCGGCCTCGTCCCCGCAGACTATGACGTTGCCACGTCTGCCCGTCCCGAACAACTGCGACCTCTATTCCGTCGGCGGAACGAGATCGGCGCACACTTCGGCGTCGTGCAGGTCATCGGGCCGAAGAGCGACGACGGCGAATGGCTCACGATCGAGGTCGCGAGCTTCCGCGCCGATGGCGTTTACATCGACGGTCGGCGCCCCGAGACGGTCCGGTTCTCGTCGCCCGAAGAAGACGCCCAGCGCCGCGACTTCACCATCAACGGCATGTTCTTCGACCCGGTGAGAGCGGAACTCATCGACTTCGTCGGCGGGCGCGGGGACCTCGACGCGAAGGTTCTGCGTGCGATCGGCGACCCGGTCGCGCGCTTCACCGAAGACAAGTTGCGCATCCTGCGTGCGGCGCGGATGGCCACGCGATTCGCGCTCGCCATCGACCCCGCCACGCACGCCGCCGCTCGAGCAATGGCACCACAAATCCAAGTGGTGTCCGCGGAGCGGATAGCAGAGGAATTACGCAAACTGCTCGTTCACCCGAACCGCGCACGCGGACTGGAACTGCTGCACGAACTGGGATTGGCTGCGGCGATACTTCCCGAGATCGCGGCCGCCGACGTGTGGGCGGACGCGGTCCGCGTGGTGGAGGGGTTGGGGGGAGGTCAAAACAACCCCTCCCCAACCCCTCCCCTAAACGGAGAGGGGCTTAATACCAGCGATGATTTTTCTCCCCCTTCCTTTTTAGGGAAGGGGGTTGGGGGGTTAGGTTCTTCAGTCGCCTCCTTCCCCCTCGTGTTCGCCGCGGTGCTGCACACTGTTGGCAAAGCGACCACCGAGCGCATCGCCGAACGGCTGAAACTGTCAAACGTCGAAACGGTGCGGTTGAGTTGGCTCGTGGAGAAACAGGGGTATCTCGTTGATGCGTCCACAATGCGCGCGAGCAAGCTGAAGACGATCCTCGTTCACCCCGGCATCGACGAATTGTTGGCACTGCACCGGGCCATCGCACTTGCGCGTGGAGGCAGTCTCGAACACGTCGAGTTCTGCGAGCGCGTGCTGAGAGACACGCCCCCGGAAGAATTGAACCCGCCACCGGTGCTGACCGGTGAAGACTTGATTGCCCGAGGATTGAAGCCCGGCCCCGCGTTCAAGCGGCTGCTCGATGCCGTGCGGGAGGCACAACTTGAGGGTCGCGCGACAACGAAGGAGCAGGCACACGCTCTAGTGCGTCAACTACTTGCGGAACCGGCACCTTCGTCTGGAACACCGCCGGCGTGA
- a CDS encoding RNA polymerase sigma factor, translating into MNTTSTSLLERLRHPAPADTDWRRLHDLYRPLIRAWLTRIPGLTREIDDLTQDVFVVVVRELPEFHRQRHGSFRAWLRQVTVNRVRAWRRTYRSVAPDDFRGADGYLSQLEDPASPLAHQWDREHDRHVFDRLLAAVRPDFTPPTWEAFRLFALGEGTATEVAEQTGLSVNAVIVAKSRVLKRLREEAADLID; encoded by the coding sequence GTGAACACAACTTCCACCAGCCTACTGGAGCGCCTCCGGCACCCCGCACCCGCCGACACCGACTGGCGCCGCCTGCACGATTTGTACCGCCCGTTGATTCGGGCGTGGCTCACCCGAATTCCGGGCCTCACACGCGAGATCGACGACCTGACCCAAGACGTGTTCGTCGTGGTCGTTCGGGAACTGCCCGAGTTCCACCGTCAGCGGCACGGGTCGTTCCGGGCGTGGCTCCGGCAGGTGACCGTCAACCGCGTGCGGGCGTGGCGGCGAACCTACCGGTCGGTGGCGCCGGACGATTTCCGCGGTGCGGACGGTTACCTGTCCCAACTCGAAGACCCGGCGAGCCCGCTCGCCCACCAGTGGGACCGGGAGCACGACCGGCACGTTTTCGACAGGCTCCTCGCCGCCGTTCGTCCCGATTTCACCCCGCCGACGTGGGAGGCGTTCCGCCTGTTTGCCCTGGGGGAGGGGACCGCAACAGAGGTCGCCGAGCAAACGGGCCTGTCCGTGAACGCTGTTATCGTAGCCAAATCGCGCGTCCTCAAGCGCTTGCGAGAAGAAGCGGCCGATCTCATCGATTGA
- a CDS encoding chemotaxis protein CheA, which yields MPTNDRTETDDLFPDYLVECDEHLTGARRLLLRLETNPAAARREDFDGLFRHFHTIKGLSGIAAVREAEQLAHHLEEYLGAIRKSLVSLTPTGADALVAGVKALEEVIGARRDGFPPPEIGPLIARVTALTAPGKGATATGNQSDAGHQPPARSVPDDPDPVRDAIRAGSRVWWVTFVPTPGLAERGVNVGTVRERLRAAGQIVRAEPVTVPGGGISFRFLVASSDAEFSSRFVGDGMSVESHAPPEPEPKSAIEPPRSAPLAPSNIVRVDLGKLDELMRTVGELVITRARLDSALERVTALLPGAERRELQETSLTVERQLRALRDGVMRVRLVPVRDVFTRMRFVVRDLTRETGQEIELVLTGEGTEIDKFVVERLADPLLHLVRNAVSHGLEPTADRIAAGKPACGRIDLRATAAGGAVVVEVEDDGRGIDPERVFARARAAGLVPPGGWADPGAVLDLICAPGFSTQDAADRVSGRGVGMDVVRRAVEELGGALDLVTRPGRGTRFTARLPLTLAIADALIVTVGSQTYAAPQAAVREVVLVEPGAVTALENNELIRHHGRVLPLLHLTDMFRAPRPTTEFPVLVVGEGRHAIALAVDRVVGLREIVVRQLSDPLVQVPGLAGATELGDGRAILILDAVGLARYARARRRLH from the coding sequence GTGCCCACGAACGACCGGACCGAAACAGATGACCTGTTCCCTGACTACTTGGTCGAGTGCGATGAGCACCTGACCGGGGCGCGCCGGCTGTTGCTCCGGCTCGAAACGAACCCCGCCGCGGCCCGGCGCGAGGACTTCGACGGTCTGTTTCGACACTTCCACACAATTAAAGGGCTGTCGGGGATCGCCGCGGTACGGGAGGCGGAGCAACTCGCCCACCACCTGGAAGAATACCTCGGGGCGATTCGCAAGAGCCTCGTGTCATTAACCCCCACGGGCGCGGACGCCCTCGTTGCCGGGGTTAAAGCACTCGAAGAGGTGATCGGCGCCCGAAGGGACGGGTTCCCGCCGCCCGAGATCGGCCCGCTGATCGCACGGGTGACGGCGCTCACGGCCCCCGGGAAGGGGGCTACAGCAACCGGAAATCAGAGCGACGCCGGGCACCAACCGCCCGCGCGTTCGGTCCCGGACGACCCGGACCCCGTGCGCGATGCGATTCGCGCGGGGAGTCGAGTTTGGTGGGTCACGTTTGTCCCGACACCCGGTTTGGCCGAGCGCGGGGTCAACGTCGGTACGGTCCGCGAGCGCCTGCGGGCCGCCGGGCAGATCGTCCGCGCCGAACCGGTGACCGTTCCCGGCGGGGGGATCTCGTTCCGTTTCCTTGTGGCCAGTTCGGACGCGGAATTCTCATCGCGCTTCGTCGGCGACGGGATGAGTGTGGAGTCTCATGCTCCTCCCGAGCCGGAGCCCAAGTCGGCTATCGAACCGCCCCGTTCCGCGCCCCTCGCGCCCAGTAACATCGTCCGCGTCGATTTGGGGAAACTCGACGAACTGATGCGAACGGTCGGGGAACTGGTCATCACGCGGGCTCGGCTCGACAGCGCACTGGAACGGGTCACCGCGCTGCTCCCGGGGGCCGAGCGGCGCGAGTTGCAAGAGACCAGCCTGACCGTCGAGCGCCAGTTGCGCGCGCTTCGCGACGGGGTGATGCGGGTCCGACTCGTTCCCGTGCGGGACGTGTTCACGCGGATGCGGTTCGTCGTGCGCGATCTGACCCGCGAAACCGGTCAGGAAATCGAACTCGTTTTGACCGGCGAGGGGACCGAGATCGACAAGTTCGTGGTCGAGCGGCTCGCCGACCCGCTCCTGCACCTGGTGCGGAACGCGGTCAGTCACGGGTTGGAGCCGACCGCGGACCGGATCGCGGCCGGGAAGCCCGCGTGCGGGCGGATCGATTTACGGGCAACGGCGGCGGGCGGGGCGGTCGTGGTCGAGGTCGAAGACGACGGGCGCGGGATCGACCCCGAGCGGGTGTTCGCGCGTGCCCGGGCCGCGGGGCTCGTACCGCCCGGCGGCTGGGCCGATCCGGGTGCGGTGCTGGACCTGATTTGCGCGCCCGGTTTTTCGACTCAAGACGCGGCCGACCGGGTGAGCGGGCGCGGGGTCGGGATGGACGTGGTCCGGCGCGCGGTCGAGGAACTGGGCGGGGCGCTCGATTTGGTGACCCGCCCCGGGCGCGGAACCCGGTTCACCGCCCGGTTACCATTAACCCTGGCCATTGCCGACGCCCTGATTGTCACCGTTGGTTCCCAAACGTATGCCGCGCCGCAGGCCGCCGTGCGCGAGGTCGTGTTGGTCGAGCCGGGCGCCGTCACCGCACTCGAAAACAACGAACTGATCCGGCACCACGGGCGCGTGCTCCCGCTCTTGCACCTGACCGACATGTTCCGCGCCCCCCGACCGACGACCGAGTTCCCGGTGCTCGTGGTGGGCGAGGGGCGGCACGCGATCGCCCTCGCCGTCGATCGCGTGGTCGGACTGCGCGAGATCGTCGTGCGCCAGTTGTCGGACCCGCTGGTGCAGGTGCCCGGGCTGGCGGGGGCGACCGAGCTCGGCGACGGCCGGGCCATCCTGATTCTCGACGCGGTCGGCCTCGCCCGGTACGCCCGGGCGCGCCGGCGCCTCCACTGA
- a CDS encoding chemotaxis protein CheW — MATSEPYILFELAGTAYAVPSASVQRMEMIEHVTPVPNAPAFLDGVVFSRGRVVPAINLRCRFGFARAAYDPKTRLIVVAHADRAVGLIVDSAREFVNIPLDAIQPPPEGLAGTSGNYLSGIATVGARVVLILNVAEVLNHTGGPTAVAPPEH, encoded by the coding sequence GTGGCGACCTCCGAACCGTACATCCTGTTCGAGCTGGCGGGAACCGCTTATGCGGTCCCGAGCGCCAGCGTTCAGCGGATGGAAATGATCGAGCACGTCACCCCGGTTCCGAACGCGCCGGCGTTCCTGGACGGGGTCGTGTTCTCGCGCGGGCGCGTGGTCCCCGCGATCAACCTCCGGTGCCGGTTCGGGTTCGCGCGCGCGGCTTACGACCCGAAAACGCGCCTGATCGTGGTCGCGCACGCGGACCGCGCGGTGGGGCTGATCGTCGATTCGGCCCGCGAGTTCGTGAACATCCCACTGGACGCGATTCAACCGCCGCCCGAGGGCCTGGCCGGGACGAGCGGGAACTATCTGAGCGGCATCGCCACGGTCGGCGCCCGCGTGGTGCTGATCCTGAACGTCGCGGAAGTGCTGAACCACACCGGCGGCCCAACAGCGGTCGCCCCCCCCGAACACTGA
- a CDS encoding response regulator has product MEKHPKGAVLVVDDMATVRNVLASMVAYHGYIPLPAESGVRATEIYRARRAEVRAAVVDVQMPEMDGPATLAALREIDPGLPCVFVSSGSGDYGADRLLAFGSVVVLNKPELLEALGSALAAFGL; this is encoded by the coding sequence GTGGAAAAGCACCCGAAAGGGGCGGTTCTGGTCGTGGACGATATGGCGACCGTTCGGAACGTACTGGCATCAATGGTTGCGTACCACGGGTACATTCCGTTGCCGGCCGAGAGCGGGGTCCGGGCCACTGAAATCTACCGGGCGCGACGGGCCGAGGTCCGCGCCGCGGTGGTTGATGTGCAAATGCCGGAGATGGACGGACCGGCCACCCTTGCGGCCCTTCGGGAGATCGACCCCGGCCTACCGTGCGTGTTCGTTAGCAGTGGTTCGGGGGACTACGGCGCCGACCGGTTGCTCGCGTTCGGGTCGGTCGTCGTACTGAACAAGCCGGAACTTCTAGAAGCCCTCGGATCGGCCCTCGCAGCGTTCGGCCTGTGA
- a CDS encoding response regulator, producing the protein MNKIRVLLADDHAIVREGLKALINLQPEMEVVGEAADGLLAVALTAELDPDVVVVDVSMPGLTGAQVTQRVRAARADRRVLVLTVHEDKSYLNLLLEAGASGYVLKRAAGAELVQAIRAVAGGGTYLDPALGAVGDFVRPAPEREPATVELSEREAEVVRLIALGYSNKEIAAQLKLSVKTIETYKTRSMEKLHIRSRVEIVRYAAKRGWLENV; encoded by the coding sequence ATGAACAAGATCCGCGTGCTGCTTGCGGACGACCACGCCATCGTCCGCGAGGGGCTGAAAGCGCTGATTAACTTGCAGCCCGAGATGGAGGTCGTCGGCGAGGCGGCCGACGGGCTCCTCGCGGTGGCTCTCACTGCCGAACTCGACCCGGACGTGGTGGTCGTGGACGTGTCGATGCCCGGGTTGACCGGCGCGCAAGTGACCCAACGGGTCCGGGCCGCCCGTGCGGACCGGCGGGTTCTCGTTCTGACGGTCCACGAGGACAAGAGTTACCTGAACTTGTTACTCGAAGCCGGGGCATCGGGCTACGTTCTGAAACGCGCGGCGGGGGCCGAACTGGTGCAGGCGATCCGCGCCGTCGCGGGCGGCGGAACCTATTTGGACCCGGCGCTCGGCGCGGTCGGTGACTTCGTTCGGCCGGCCCCGGAGCGGGAACCGGCGACCGTCGAACTCAGCGAGCGCGAGGCGGAAGTGGTGCGCCTGATCGCGCTCGGCTACAGCAACAAGGAAATCGCGGCCCAACTGAAGCTCTCGGTCAAGACGATCGAGACGTACAAGACGCGGTCGATGGAGAAGCTCCATATCCGCAGTCGCGTGGAGATCGTTCGCTACGCCGCCAAACGCGGGTGGCTCGAAAATGTGTGA
- a CDS encoding RrF2 family transcriptional regulator codes for MSRKADYALLILSYLHQRKEGGTARAIAEQFGLSRSFVANILKELCQNGFVASHRGVKGGYALARDAATTSLAELLETVEDGFQLTVCNHTTDARAEACSHATSCTVKGPMADVHQRLMGVLQGVMLVELFDPKAKPSALHALPLLAATGCCSANTVEQPSPA; via the coding sequence ATGAGTCGCAAGGCCGATTACGCCCTCCTCATACTCTCGTATCTTCACCAGCGGAAGGAAGGCGGGACCGCTCGCGCGATCGCGGAGCAGTTCGGCCTCAGCCGCTCGTTCGTGGCGAACATCCTCAAAGAACTGTGCCAGAACGGGTTCGTCGCGAGCCACCGCGGGGTCAAGGGCGGGTACGCACTCGCCCGCGACGCGGCCACCACCAGTCTCGCGGAACTGCTCGAAACGGTGGAAGACGGGTTCCAACTCACGGTATGTAACCACACCACCGACGCCCGGGCCGAAGCCTGTTCGCACGCGACCTCCTGCACGGTGAAAGGGCCGATGGCGGACGTCCATCAGCGACTGATGGGCGTGTTGCAAGGAGTCATGCTCGTCGAACTCTTCGACCCAAAAGCGAAACCGTCCGCGCTCCACGCGCTGCCCCTTTTGGCCGCGACCGGGTGCTGTTCGGCCAACACAGTTGAACAACCTTCCCCGGCGTGA
- a CDS encoding DUF1501 domain-containing protein has product MLSLFTREASRLCDRVSRREALTIGSLGAFGLTLPGLLHARAKDADRARAPGAKKKSVILLFLLGAPPQQETWDPKPDAPAEARGDMGVIRTATPGLVVGETMVKTSRLTERIAVLRACQTNDSAHSASGYYMTTGYPHQPMQVENAKPGAPNDWPSIGGVVRKILQPHCTLPASVTLPEQSANDGNLTWPGQDGGFLGRGSDPWLVTCAPELGKFEVPGLSLPPEVPTARFHGRKGLLEALGQTVAHRHTAPGEVGTHTQRAFEMISSPAARKAFDLDSEDVKTRDRYGRSRFGQSCLLARRMVESGVPLVRVNWTRVANAPNNGHWDTHTNNSEGVRKLMPVLDTAYSALLEDLSDRGMLEDTLVVWMAEFGRTPKINGAGGRDHWGPCFSVALAGGGVKGGVVYGSSDKLAAYPKDGRVLPQDLHATIYHSLGIPLDTEIQDGLGRPLAICRGEPVKQILG; this is encoded by the coding sequence ATGTTGTCCCTTTTTACGCGCGAGGCGTCACGCCTCTGCGATCGTGTTTCCCGTCGCGAAGCGCTCACCATCGGTTCCCTCGGCGCCTTCGGCCTCACGCTCCCGGGTCTGCTCCACGCCCGAGCAAAAGATGCGGATCGCGCGCGCGCCCCGGGTGCCAAAAAGAAGAGCGTCATTCTGCTGTTCCTGCTCGGCGCGCCCCCGCAACAAGAAACGTGGGACCCGAAGCCGGACGCGCCCGCGGAAGCGCGCGGGGACATGGGCGTGATCCGCACCGCGACGCCCGGCCTCGTCGTCGGCGAGACGATGGTGAAGACGAGTCGCCTCACGGAGAGGATCGCGGTCCTCCGCGCGTGTCAGACCAACGACAGCGCCCACAGCGCCAGCGGCTACTACATGACCACCGGCTACCCGCACCAGCCGATGCAGGTGGAGAACGCGAAGCCGGGCGCGCCCAACGACTGGCCGAGCATCGGGGGCGTGGTGCGGAAAATCTTGCAACCGCACTGCACGCTGCCCGCATCGGTCACGCTCCCGGAGCAGAGCGCGAACGACGGTAATCTCACGTGGCCCGGTCAAGACGGCGGGTTCCTCGGGCGCGGATCGGACCCGTGGCTCGTCACGTGCGCGCCCGAGTTGGGGAAATTCGAGGTGCCGGGTTTGTCGCTCCCGCCCGAGGTACCGACCGCGCGCTTTCACGGGCGCAAGGGGCTACTCGAAGCCCTGGGGCAAACGGTCGCTCACCGGCACACCGCACCGGGCGAGGTTGGCACGCACACGCAGCGCGCCTTCGAGATGATTTCGTCCCCCGCGGCGCGCAAGGCGTTCGACCTCGACTCCGAAGACGTGAAGACGCGCGACCGCTACGGGCGCTCGCGGTTCGGGCAGTCGTGCTTGCTAGCGCGCCGAATGGTCGAGTCCGGCGTGCCCCTCGTTCGCGTGAACTGGACGCGGGTGGCGAACGCCCCGAACAACGGGCACTGGGACACGCACACCAACAACTCCGAGGGCGTGCGCAAGCTGATGCCGGTGCTCGACACGGCGTACAGCGCCCTGCTCGAAGACCTGTCGGACCGCGGGATGCTCGAAGACACGCTGGTGGTGTGGATGGCCGAGTTCGGGCGCACCCCGAAAATTAATGGAGCCGGCGGACGCGACCACTGGGGGCCGTGCTTCTCGGTCGCGCTCGCGGGAGGTGGGGTGAAGGGAGGGGTCGTGTACGGCTCCAGCGACAAACTCGCGGCGTACCCGAAGGACGGCCGCGTGCTGCCGCAAGACCTGCACGCCACGATCTACCACTCACTGGGCATCCCGCTTGATACCGAGATTCAGGACGGTCTCGGGCGCCCGCTCGCGATCTGCCGCGGTGAACCGGTGAAGCAGATTCTGGGGTGA
- a CDS encoding fumarylacetoacetate hydrolase family protein: MQFGKVRRAGQETVVVVEHGLARPLDMGRNPAIKTLADLLNTPDPVKTAGELLDSLATADRLEGTTFRAPIDQQEIWAAGVTYKRSKIAREEESVGAAQFYDKVYSAPRPELFLKATPARVVHPGQPVRVRGDATWSVPEPELALVISPEGKIVGYTVGNDMSSRDIEGENPLYLPQAKIYKGSCAIGPLITPVGHMPELPVVEIRLVITRSKKIAFEGTTTLAQMARTVESLAEWLFKENEFPNGAILLTGTGIVPPDDFTLQSGDDVSITITGIGTLRNPVA; encoded by the coding sequence ATGCAATTCGGTAAGGTGCGGCGCGCGGGTCAGGAGACAGTTGTAGTGGTCGAACACGGGCTGGCGCGCCCGCTCGATATGGGGCGCAACCCCGCGATCAAGACGCTCGCGGATCTGCTCAACACCCCGGACCCGGTCAAGACCGCGGGCGAGCTACTCGACTCGCTGGCCACCGCGGACCGGCTCGAGGGCACCACCTTCCGCGCGCCGATCGACCAGCAGGAAATCTGGGCCGCGGGCGTCACCTACAAGCGGAGCAAGATCGCCCGCGAAGAGGAATCGGTGGGCGCGGCGCAGTTCTACGACAAGGTCTACTCCGCCCCGCGCCCGGAACTGTTCCTCAAAGCGACCCCGGCGCGGGTCGTCCACCCGGGCCAACCGGTGCGCGTCCGCGGCGACGCGACCTGGAGCGTTCCCGAGCCGGAACTCGCGCTGGTCATCTCGCCCGAGGGGAAGATCGTCGGGTACACGGTCGGCAACGACATGAGTTCGCGCGACATCGAGGGCGAGAACCCGCTGTACCTGCCGCAAGCGAAAATCTACAAGGGCTCGTGCGCGATCGGGCCGCTCATCACGCCCGTCGGCCACATGCCGGAACTCCCCGTGGTGGAAATCCGGCTCGTCATCACGCGGTCGAAGAAAATCGCGTTCGAGGGCACCACGACGCTCGCACAAATGGCCCGCACCGTGGAGAGCCTCGCGGAGTGGCTGTTTAAGGAGAACGAGTTCCCGAACGGCGCGATCCTGCTCACCGGGACCGGGATCGTTCCGCCCGACGACTTCACGCTCCAGTCGGGCGACGACGTGAGCATCACCATTACGGGCATCGGGACGCTGCGCAACCCGGTCGCGTGA
- a CDS encoding protein kinase domain-containing protein: MDAEAALHPTDDTLAAFGFGKLADADADTIANHVEGCSTCRDRVAGLSGDSFLGRLRAAQGRDGTPAPNGSSTVVARDGRPTPWPGATSDEAVPSELANHPQYEDVRELGKGGMGVVYLARNRLLDRIEVLKVANRALLAAPGVTERFLQEIRAAAQLRHPNVVAAYAALEIDPLLVFAMEYVAGDDLDKVVKAGGPLPVASACSYAHQVALGLQHAHEKGMVHRDIKPHNLILAQEGNTAVVKILDFGLAKVTSEKADSGLTGDGKMLGTPHYIAPEQTLDASRADVRADVYSLGCTLYFLLTGKPPFSGTSVFEVLQAHHSTEAHPVHHVRPDVPEGVSAIVAKMMRKKPVDRYQTPVEVANALVPFFNPGRPSISPDRSGSAVGLGVPPTGSWPELNVAPTLPVPSVAEEPDPGTAEAHALKSARRTPWVLWAAIVAGGLCAGTVGAWGAGLFKVKTADGTIVLENLPDGADVFVDGERVTVTWGDGQKAEVRVRPGTRKVEIKKDGVTVRGEEVEIEDGKRRIVTAKLEPVAPPVPPEQGKQVPVVKGKEPPVKGDGYVALFNGKDLTGWETRKFGPANRRPPWEVADGVLTARFDVFGSWGALLTEKSDYQNFRFRVQMTTIEGDGWAGSMLYLWRERNWYRAQIGSATGRDVAETGVIQHGNLRVTPKLPVRFRTGEWFTQEVVVEGKHISVYINNVLTTEHVLAEQPQPGRLGLSVSGIGTMRIRRMGVKELPPPKTSNQK; the protein is encoded by the coding sequence ATGGACGCCGAAGCTGCTCTTCACCCGACCGATGACACGCTGGCCGCGTTCGGGTTCGGGAAGTTAGCGGACGCCGATGCCGACACGATCGCGAACCACGTCGAGGGGTGTTCGACCTGCCGCGACCGGGTCGCGGGGCTCTCGGGCGACAGCTTCCTCGGTCGATTGAGGGCGGCCCAGGGGCGCGACGGAACCCCGGCCCCGAACGGGTCCTCAACGGTAGTCGCTCGGGACGGGCGCCCGACCCCGTGGCCGGGCGCGACGAGTGACGAAGCGGTCCCCTCGGAGCTCGCGAACCACCCGCAGTACGAAGACGTGCGGGAACTCGGGAAGGGCGGGATGGGGGTCGTCTACCTCGCGCGGAATCGGCTGCTGGACCGGATCGAGGTTCTCAAAGTGGCGAACCGGGCGCTGCTCGCGGCCCCCGGAGTGACCGAACGGTTCCTGCAAGAGATCCGGGCCGCCGCTCAGCTCCGGCACCCGAACGTGGTCGCCGCTTACGCGGCCCTGGAAATCGATCCGCTGCTCGTGTTCGCAATGGAGTACGTCGCGGGGGACGATCTGGACAAGGTGGTCAAAGCGGGCGGGCCGTTGCCGGTGGCGAGCGCCTGCTCCTACGCGCACCAGGTCGCTCTCGGGCTCCAGCACGCCCACGAAAAGGGGATGGTTCACCGCGACATTAAACCGCACAACCTGATCCTCGCTCAAGAGGGTAACACCGCGGTCGTAAAGATCCTCGACTTCGGGCTCGCCAAGGTGACGAGCGAGAAGGCCGACAGCGGGCTGACGGGCGACGGGAAGATGCTCGGCACCCCGCACTACATCGCCCCGGAGCAGACCCTCGATGCGAGCCGGGCCGATGTCCGGGCCGACGTCTACAGCCTCGGCTGCACGTTGTACTTTTTGCTCACGGGCAAGCCGCCGTTCAGCGGCACCAGTGTGTTCGAGGTGCTCCAGGCTCACCACTCAACAGAGGCGCATCCGGTCCACCATGTTCGGCCGGACGTGCCGGAGGGGGTGTCCGCGATCGTCGCGAAAATGATGCGCAAGAAACCGGTCGACCGGTACCAAACTCCGGTCGAGGTCGCGAACGCTCTCGTCCCGTTCTTCAACCCGGGCCGGCCCTCGATCTCACCGGACCGGTCCGGGTCGGCGGTTGGATTGGGGGTTCCGCCCACCGGTTCGTGGCCCGAACTAAATGTTGCTCCCACTCTGCCGGTCCCGTCCGTAGCCGAAGAACCCGACCCGGGCACGGCGGAGGCGCACGCGCTCAAGTCGGCGCGGCGGACCCCGTGGGTGTTGTGGGCCGCGATCGTCGCCGGGGGGCTATGTGCCGGGACGGTCGGCGCGTGGGGCGCGGGCTTGTTCAAAGTGAAGACGGCGGACGGGACGATCGTGCTGGAGAACCTGCCGGACGGGGCGGACGTGTTCGTGGACGGGGAGCGCGTGACGGTGACTTGGGGCGACGGCCAGAAAGCGGAGGTCCGCGTCCGCCCCGGCACACGAAAGGTGGAGATCAAGAAGGACGGCGTTACGGTCCGCGGGGAGGAGGTCGAGATCGAGGACGGGAAACGCCGTATCGTGACCGCGAAACTCGAGCCGGTGGCGCCACCCGTGCCACCGGAACAAGGGAAGCAAGTGCCGGTGGTGAAGGGGAAAGAGCCACCAGTTAAAGGTGACGGCTACGTCGCACTGTTCAATGGCAAGGATCTCACGGGCTGGGAGACCCGTAAATTTGGACCCGCAAACCGCCGCCCGCCGTGGGAGGTTGCGGACGGCGTACTGACCGCGCGCTTTGATGTCTTCGGTTCTTGGGGCGCCCTCCTCACCGAGAAGAGCGATTACCAGAACTTTCGATTCCGCGTGCAGATGACCACCATAGAGGGGGACGGGTGGGCCGGGTCCATGCTCTACCTGTGGCGCGAAAGGAATTGGTACCGCGCCCAGATCGGATCGGCTACGGGGCGCGACGTTGCGGAAACGGGAGTGATACAGCACGGGAACCTGCGCGTGACGCCCAAACTACCCGTGCGGTTCCGCACCGGCGAGTGGTTTACGCAGGAAGTCGTGGTCGAGGGCAAACACATCAGCGTGTACATCAACAACGTACTGACGACGGAACACGTGCTCGCTGAACAGCCGCAGCCCGGGCGCCTCGGGCTCTCAGTGTCCGGTATCGGAACGATGCGAATTCGTCGGATGGGGGTCAAGGAACTGCCCCCGCCGAAGACGAGCAATCAGAAGTGA